From Saprospiraceae bacterium, one genomic window encodes:
- a CDS encoding SDR family oxidoreductase encodes MSFKGRILITGAAGFIGSHLCDRFLAEGYQVVGMDNLLTGNLDNIDHLFKEKAFEFYHHDVSKFVFVPGHLDYILHFASPASPIDYLKMPIQTLKVGSLGTHNLLGLAKGKSARILIASTSEVYGDPLEHPQKESYWGNVNPIGPRGVYDEAKRFQEAITMAYHRYHGLQVRIVRIFNTYGPRMRVEDGRVLPAFFSQAIKGEGLTVFGDGSQTRSFCYVDDLVEGIVRLLFSNYHLPVNLGNPQEITVLDFAKEIIQLVGNPKAHIVYQSLPEDDPKQRQPDISLAKNILGWAPKFDRKEGLRLTYEYFKKVVQAK; translated from the coding sequence ATGTCATTCAAGGGTCGAATATTAATTACCGGTGCTGCCGGCTTTATTGGATCACATCTGTGTGATCGCTTTTTAGCTGAAGGCTACCAAGTGGTGGGGATGGATAATTTGCTAACCGGAAATCTCGATAACATCGATCACTTGTTCAAAGAAAAAGCTTTTGAGTTTTACCACCACGATGTGAGTAAGTTTGTTTTTGTACCCGGGCATTTGGACTATATTTTGCATTTTGCATCTCCGGCATCCCCCATCGATTATTTAAAAATGCCCATCCAAACTCTTAAGGTAGGTTCTTTGGGCACCCACAATTTATTGGGTTTGGCAAAAGGAAAATCAGCCAGAATTCTTATAGCATCTACTTCGGAAGTATATGGTGATCCTTTGGAGCATCCACAAAAAGAATCCTATTGGGGAAATGTAAATCCCATTGGTCCAAGAGGCGTGTACGATGAGGCGAAAAGATTTCAAGAAGCAATTACCATGGCATATCATCGATACCATGGACTTCAGGTTAGAATTGTCAGAATATTTAATACGTACGGACCAAGAATGCGGGTTGAAGATGGAAGAGTCCTTCCCGCTTTTTTCTCCCAGGCAATCAAAGGTGAAGGTTTAACTGTTTTTGGTGATGGAAGTCAGACAAGATCCTTTTGTTATGTGGACGACTTGGTAGAAGGTATTGTCAGATTGCTTTTTAGCAATTATCATTTGCCCGTTAATCTTGGAAATCCACAGGAAATCACCGTATTGGATTTTGCCAAAGAAATTATCCAATTGGTTGGAAATCCAAAAGCCCACATTGTTTATCAATCACTCCCGGAAGACGATCCGAAGCAAAGGCAACCCGACATCAGCCTTGCGAAAAATATCCTTGGATGGGCCCCCAAGTTTGATAGAAAGGAAGGTTTGCGTTTGACTTACGAATATTTTAAAAAAGTTGTACAAGCGAAATGA